One Planctomycetota bacterium DNA segment encodes these proteins:
- a CDS encoding molybdenum cofactor biosynthesis protein has protein sequence MNASVLTISDRCARGEAEDTSGPALCQMLRETFGATVLAARCVADDPDAIGHVLVEWSDATPRPDLVLTTGGTGLGPRDVTPEATRRVLEREHPGLIQLMQMRCYAKTPKCFLSRGIAGTIDRTLVINLPGSRKGAIESLEALADVLPHAIETLRGGDHARK, from the coding sequence ATGAATGCGAGTGTATTGACGATATCGGATCGGTGTGCGCGCGGCGAGGCGGAGGATACGTCCGGGCCGGCGCTTTGTCAGATGTTGCGCGAGACGTTCGGCGCGACGGTGCTGGCGGCGCGGTGCGTGGCGGACGATCCGGATGCGATTGGTCATGTGCTTGTGGAGTGGTCGGATGCGACGCCGAGGCCGGACCTGGTGTTGACGACGGGGGGGACGGGGCTGGGTCCGCGCGATGTGACGCCGGAGGCGACGCGGCGCGTGCTGGAGCGCGAGCATCCGGGATTGATTCAGCTCATGCAGATGCGCTGCTACGCGAAGACGCCCAAGTGTTTTTTATCGCGCGGGATCGCGGGGACGATCGACCGCACGCTGGTGATCAATCTGCCCGGCTCGCGCAAGGGGGCGATCGAATCGCTCGAAGCGCTGGCGGATGTTTTGCCGCATGCGA